In Streptomyces seoulensis, the following are encoded in one genomic region:
- the ribH gene encoding 6,7-dimethyl-8-ribityllumazine synthase — MSGKGAPEISVRSNVSDLRVAVIAAQWHDKVMDGLVNGALRALHDLGIDEPTLIRVPGSFELPVAAKVLADRGYHAVVALGVVIRGGTPHFDYVCQGVTQGLTQVSVQTGVPVGFGVLTCDTEEQALDRAGIEGSSEDKGHEAVTAAVATAATLRSVSEPWH, encoded by the coding sequence GTGAGCGGCAAGGGTGCACCGGAGATCTCCGTACGCAGCAACGTCAGCGACCTCAGGGTCGCCGTCATCGCGGCGCAGTGGCACGACAAGGTGATGGACGGTCTGGTGAACGGCGCCCTGCGCGCCCTGCACGACCTGGGGATCGACGAGCCGACCCTGATCAGGGTCCCGGGCAGCTTCGAACTCCCCGTCGCCGCCAAGGTCCTGGCCGACCGCGGCTACCACGCCGTGGTCGCCCTCGGTGTCGTCATCCGCGGCGGCACCCCCCACTTCGACTATGTGTGCCAGGGCGTCACCCAGGGCCTCACCCAGGTCTCGGTGCAGACCGGCGTCCCCGTCGGCTTCGGCGTCCTCACCTGCGACACCGAGGAGCAGGCCCTGGACCGGGCCGGCATCGAGGGCTCCAGCGAGGACAAGGGCCACGAGGCGGTCACCGCGGCCGTGGCCACGGCCGCCACGCTCCGTTCGGTCTCCGAACCCTGGCACTGA
- a CDS encoding bifunctional 3,4-dihydroxy-2-butanone-4-phosphate synthase/GTP cyclohydrolase II, with amino-acid sequence MTSAPPLHPGDSIEDLRLDPVEQAVADIAAGRPVVVVDDEDRENEGDLVIAAEKVTPEIVAFMMSECRGLICAPMEGAELDRLNLPQMVEDNTESMKTAFTVSVDASPAHGVTTGISATDRATTLKLLASGTARPADLVRPGHIFPLRAREGGVLVRDGHTEAAVDLARLAGLRPAGAIVEIAGEDGRMLRLPELIPFARKHGLTIISIADLVAHLRTPETAGEQAVAAVAPTVRREAETSLPTRHGTFTAYGYRAPDGVEHVALVHGDLGDGTGVLARVHSECLTGDVFASLRCDCGPQLDAALDRIHAEGRGVVVYLRGHEGRGIGLLSKLRAYELQERGRDTLDANLELGLPADARDYAAGAQILADLGVRDVRLMTNNPDKTEALTRHGIQVSGREPMPVHADEHNVRYLRTKRDRMGHDLPWLDTPAVSTCGNQ; translated from the coding sequence ATGACCTCGGCACCCCCGCTGCACCCCGGTGACAGCATCGAAGACCTCCGCCTCGACCCCGTCGAGCAGGCCGTCGCCGACATCGCCGCGGGCCGCCCCGTGGTGGTCGTGGACGACGAGGACCGCGAGAACGAGGGCGACCTCGTCATTGCCGCCGAGAAGGTCACCCCCGAGATCGTCGCCTTCATGATGAGCGAGTGCCGGGGCCTGATCTGCGCCCCCATGGAGGGCGCCGAACTCGACCGGCTGAACCTGCCGCAGATGGTCGAGGACAACACCGAGTCGATGAAGACCGCCTTCACCGTCTCCGTGGACGCCTCGCCCGCGCACGGCGTGACCACCGGCATCTCCGCCACCGACCGCGCCACCACCCTGAAGCTGCTGGCGAGCGGCACCGCCCGGCCGGCCGACCTGGTCCGCCCCGGCCACATCTTCCCGCTGCGCGCCCGCGAGGGCGGCGTCCTGGTCCGCGACGGCCACACCGAGGCCGCCGTCGACCTCGCCCGCCTCGCCGGACTCCGCCCCGCCGGAGCCATCGTGGAGATCGCCGGCGAGGACGGCCGCATGCTGCGGCTGCCCGAGCTGATCCCGTTCGCCCGCAAGCACGGGCTGACGATCATCTCCATCGCCGACCTCGTCGCCCATCTCCGCACCCCGGAGACCGCCGGTGAACAGGCCGTGGCAGCCGTCGCGCCCACCGTCCGCCGCGAGGCCGAGACCAGCCTGCCCACCCGGCACGGCACCTTCACCGCCTACGGCTACCGGGCCCCCGACGGCGTCGAACACGTCGCCCTCGTCCACGGCGACCTCGGCGACGGCACCGGCGTACTCGCCCGCGTCCACTCCGAGTGCCTCACCGGCGACGTCTTCGCCTCCCTGCGCTGCGACTGCGGCCCCCAGCTCGACGCCGCCCTCGACCGCATCCACGCCGAGGGCCGGGGCGTCGTCGTCTACCTGCGCGGCCACGAGGGACGCGGCATCGGCCTGCTGTCCAAGCTGCGCGCCTACGAACTCCAGGAGCGCGGCCGGGACACCCTCGACGCCAACCTGGAGCTCGGTCTGCCCGCCGACGCCCGCGACTACGCGGCCGGCGCCCAGATCCTGGCCGACCTCGGCGTGCGCGACGTACGCCTGATGACCAACAACCCCGACAAGACCGAGGCGCTCACCCGGCACGGCATCCAGGTCAGCGGCCGCGAGCCGATGCCGGTCCACGCCGACGAGCACAACGTCCGGTACCTGCGCACCAAGCGCGACCGGATGGGCCACGACCTGCCCTGGCTGGACACCCCCGCCGTGTCCACCTGCGGCAACCAGTAA
- a CDS encoding nicotinamide mononucleotide transporter family protein, whose product MNSLNTEAFTLFGQHILWSDMTGNLFGLAALALGWRRSLLTWPVQLVSGLILFAAFYGHLAGSAGKQVVVMAVAVYGFWQWSRNRGKAADGHIAPRFATWRERAVMIAAAAAGTVAVALLFTAYPSLSWDPWPDAYIFVGTIVAMYAQAKGMVEFWIAWLLVDVVGVPLNFAGGYAFSGFVYVIYGALVLWGMRDWWLRSRENARPVLEGTPA is encoded by the coding sequence GTGAACTCGCTCAACACCGAGGCGTTCACCCTGTTCGGCCAGCACATCCTCTGGTCGGACATGACCGGCAACCTCTTCGGCCTGGCCGCCCTCGCCCTCGGCTGGCGCCGGTCCCTCCTGACCTGGCCGGTTCAGCTCGTCTCCGGCCTGATCCTCTTCGCCGCCTTCTACGGCCACCTCGCCGGCAGCGCGGGCAAGCAGGTCGTCGTCATGGCCGTCGCCGTCTACGGCTTCTGGCAGTGGAGCCGCAACCGCGGCAAGGCCGCCGACGGCCACATCGCCCCCCGCTTCGCCACCTGGCGCGAACGCGCCGTCATGATCGCGGCGGCCGCCGCCGGCACCGTCGCCGTCGCGCTGCTCTTCACCGCGTACCCGTCGCTGTCCTGGGACCCCTGGCCGGACGCCTACATCTTCGTCGGCACCATCGTCGCCATGTACGCCCAGGCCAAGGGCATGGTCGAGTTCTGGATCGCCTGGCTGCTCGTCGACGTGGTCGGCGTCCCGCTCAACTTCGCAGGCGGCTACGCCTTCTCCGGCTTCGTCTACGTGATCTACGGCGCGCTCGTCCTGTGGGGCATGCGCGACTGGTGGCTGCGCTCCCGCGAGAACGCGCGGCCCGTCCTGGAAGGAACGCCCGCATGA
- a CDS encoding riboflavin synthase: MFTGIVEELGEVTAVENLGDASRFRLRGPVVTEGARHGDSIAVNGVCLTVVDHEGDEFTADVMAETLKRSSLGALAVGSRVNLERPTAVGARLGGHIVQGHVDGSGEVLARTPSEHWEIVKISLPATLSRYVVEKGSITVDGISLTVVEAGPDFFTVSLIPTTLALTTLGHKQPGDPVNLEVDVIAKYVERLLAAGQEAGA, encoded by the coding sequence GTGTTCACCGGAATCGTGGAAGAGCTGGGCGAGGTCACCGCCGTCGAGAACCTCGGCGACGCCTCCCGTTTCCGGCTCCGTGGCCCCGTCGTCACCGAAGGCGCGCGGCACGGGGACTCCATCGCCGTCAACGGCGTCTGTCTCACCGTGGTCGACCACGAGGGTGACGAGTTCACCGCCGACGTCATGGCCGAGACCCTCAAGCGCTCCAGCCTCGGCGCCCTCGCCGTCGGCTCCCGCGTCAACCTCGAACGCCCCACCGCCGTCGGCGCCCGCCTCGGCGGCCACATCGTGCAGGGCCACGTCGACGGCTCCGGCGAGGTGCTCGCCCGTACCCCGTCCGAGCACTGGGAGATCGTGAAGATCTCGCTGCCCGCCACCCTCTCCCGCTACGTCGTGGAGAAGGGCTCCATCACGGTCGACGGCATCAGCCTCACCGTGGTCGAGGCGGGACCCGACTTCTTCACCGTCAGCCTCATCCCCACCACGCTCGCGCTGACCACGCTCGGCCACAAGCAGCCCGGCGACCCGGTCAACCTCGAGGTCGACGTCATCGCCAAGTACGTCGAGCGGCTGCTCGCCGCCGGACAGGAGGCAGGCGCGTGA
- a CDS encoding SDR family oxidoreductase has protein sequence MTTTLVTGGTGTLGRPVTDKLRADGREVRVLSRHSEPYAADLRRGGPALDAALAGVDTVVHCASSPNGGDEKAAAQLIAAARRAGVAHLVYISIVGVHRVPLQYYRAKLAVERRIEESGLGWTVLRATQFHDLMVTFLSRLTAPPLALLPAALSDQPVEVSEVAARLAELALASPAGRVPDLGGPEIRSVPSLARAYLNATGRHRRLLEVPLFGRTYDAFRTGGHLTPEQAVGKGTFEEYLARRFG, from the coding sequence ATGACCACGACCCTGGTGACGGGCGGTACCGGCACACTCGGCCGGCCGGTGACGGACAAGCTCCGGGCGGACGGCCGCGAGGTACGGGTGCTCAGCCGGCACAGCGAGCCGTACGCGGCCGATCTCCGCCGGGGCGGACCCGCGCTGGACGCGGCGCTGGCCGGAGTGGACACCGTGGTGCACTGCGCCAGTTCCCCCAACGGCGGCGACGAGAAGGCCGCGGCCCAGCTGATCGCGGCCGCGCGGCGGGCCGGGGTGGCCCACCTGGTGTACATCTCCATCGTCGGCGTGCACCGGGTGCCGCTGCAGTACTACCGGGCCAAGCTCGCGGTGGAGCGGCGGATCGAGGAGTCCGGACTCGGCTGGACGGTGCTGCGCGCGACCCAGTTCCACGACCTGATGGTCACCTTCCTCAGCAGACTCACCGCACCCCCGCTGGCCCTCCTCCCGGCCGCGCTGTCCGACCAGCCGGTGGAGGTCTCCGAAGTGGCCGCCCGGCTCGCGGAGTTGGCCCTCGCCTCCCCCGCGGGCCGCGTCCCCGACCTGGGCGGCCCCGAGATCCGCTCCGTCCCCTCCCTGGCCCGCGCCTACCTGAACGCCACGGGCAGACACCGCCGCCTGCTGGAGGTCCCCCTCTTCGGCCGCACCTACGACGCCTTCCGCACGGGCGGCCACCTGACCCCGGAACAGGCGGTGGGCAAGGGCACGTTCGAGGAGTACCTGGCGCGGCGGTTCGGCTGA
- a CDS encoding ROK family transcriptional regulator — MPASPSTARAINDRLALRLLQQEGPLTAGQLKQLTGLSRPTVSDLVERLTVSGLIRVVGESGEQRRGPNARLYGIAADRAHLAALDVRTGGVLVLVSDLVGRVLAEVAVPIDAGSGTGPAVEQAVAAVEEAARKAGPDAWAGLHTVGIGAPGLVDPATGDLRDSSGLPAWHRSLVAALQWRLPKARVTVENETNLAAVAEQREGAARDRDTFVLLWLGHGVGAAVVLDGRLRRGASGGTGEIGFLPVPGTGSLPSATDCDGGFHALAGAAAIGALAREHGLRVEGPPDGPGAARLVARAVTAGEGPAVRFLDTLADRIAIGTAAVTAILDPGCVVLGGEVGQAGGESLAARVGARLNRMSPLPTEVRPGTLGGAAVLRGALLTARDRAQDELFAP, encoded by the coding sequence ATGCCCGCATCACCGAGCACCGCACGGGCCATCAACGACCGGCTCGCCCTGCGGCTGTTGCAGCAGGAGGGCCCGCTGACGGCGGGACAGCTCAAGCAGCTCACCGGCTTGTCCCGGCCCACCGTGAGCGACCTCGTCGAGCGCCTCACCGTCTCCGGCCTGATCCGGGTGGTGGGGGAGTCGGGCGAGCAGCGCCGGGGCCCCAACGCCCGGCTGTACGGCATCGCCGCCGACCGCGCCCATCTGGCCGCCCTCGACGTGCGCACCGGGGGCGTGCTGGTGCTCGTCTCCGACCTGGTCGGGCGGGTGCTGGCGGAGGTGGCGGTGCCCATCGACGCGGGGAGCGGCACCGGACCCGCCGTCGAGCAGGCGGTCGCGGCCGTGGAGGAGGCGGCGCGGAAGGCGGGGCCGGACGCGTGGGCGGGGCTGCACACCGTCGGTATCGGCGCGCCCGGTCTGGTCGACCCCGCCACCGGTGACCTGCGCGACTCCAGCGGGCTGCCCGCCTGGCACCGCAGCCTGGTCGCCGCACTTCAGTGGCGGCTGCCGAAGGCGCGGGTCACCGTCGAGAACGAGACCAACCTCGCGGCCGTCGCCGAGCAGCGCGAGGGTGCCGCCCGGGACCGGGACACCTTCGTGCTGCTGTGGCTCGGGCACGGGGTCGGCGCCGCCGTCGTCCTCGACGGCCGTCTGCGCCGGGGCGCCTCCGGCGGCACCGGCGAGATCGGCTTCCTGCCCGTCCCCGGCACCGGCTCGCTGCCCTCGGCGACCGACTGCGACGGCGGCTTCCACGCCCTCGCGGGCGCCGCCGCGATCGGCGCCCTCGCCCGCGAGCACGGCCTCCGGGTCGAGGGCCCGCCGGACGGTCCGGGCGCGGCGCGGCTGGTCGCGCGGGCGGTGACCGCAGGGGAGGGCCCCGCCGTCCGCTTCCTCGACACCCTGGCCGACCGCATCGCCATCGGCACCGCCGCCGTCACCGCCATCCTCGACCCCGGCTGCGTGGTCCTCGGCGGCGAGGTCGGCCAGGCCGGCGGCGAGTCCCTCGCGGCCCGGGTCGGCGCCCGCCTGAACCGCATGTCCCCCCTCCCCACCGAGGTCCGCCCCGGCACCCTCGGCGGCGCGGCCGTCCTGCGCGGTGCCCTCCTGACGGCCCGCGACCGGGCGCAGGACGAACTGTTCGCGCCGTAG
- a CDS encoding MFS transporter encodes MGDVSRPAGEVRRARYAVAAVFAVHGAVTGSFATRVPWIQEHAGLSAGQLGFALAFTALGASVAMPLAGRISHRFGSRTALRGLLALWTLSLVLPSLAPNLLTLCLGMFAYGAASGMADVVMNALGVEVERLLGKSIMSGLHGMWSTGALIGSAAGTLAAHLGSDARLHHLLAAAVLTLLGQLACAWVLDVQPAEDEEPPPRFALPPRSALLIGAVGFCAVFAEGASLDWSAVFLRDRLDGSPGLAAATTTGFMLTMAVARIAGDAVVNRFGAVRTVRSGGLLAGVGGLLVVLADRPPLAMTGFALMGLGIAVVVPLCFAAAGHSGPNPSQAIAGVATITYTSGLVAPSLIGGVAEATSLTVSFVVVTVLACALAGFAGVLRTAERGGGEVSRQAAAVPGPPA; translated from the coding sequence ATGGGTGACGTGAGCCGGCCGGCCGGGGAGGTCAGGCGCGCCCGGTACGCCGTGGCCGCCGTGTTCGCCGTGCACGGCGCGGTGACGGGATCGTTCGCCACCCGCGTGCCGTGGATCCAGGAGCACGCGGGGCTCAGCGCGGGACAGCTGGGCTTCGCGCTCGCCTTCACGGCGCTCGGGGCCTCCGTCGCGATGCCGCTGGCGGGCCGGATCAGCCACCGCTTCGGCAGCCGTACGGCCCTGCGCGGGCTGCTCGCGCTGTGGACGCTCTCGCTGGTACTGCCCTCGCTGGCGCCGAACCTGCTCACGCTGTGCCTGGGGATGTTCGCCTACGGCGCCGCCTCCGGCATGGCGGACGTGGTGATGAACGCGCTCGGGGTGGAGGTCGAGCGGCTGCTCGGGAAGTCGATCATGTCGGGACTGCACGGCATGTGGAGCACGGGCGCGCTGATCGGCTCGGCGGCGGGCACGCTGGCCGCGCATCTCGGCTCGGACGCCCGGCTGCACCATCTGCTGGCCGCCGCCGTGCTCACCCTGCTCGGCCAGCTGGCCTGCGCCTGGGTGCTGGACGTACAGCCCGCCGAGGACGAGGAGCCGCCGCCGAGGTTCGCGCTGCCGCCCCGCTCGGCCCTGCTGATCGGCGCGGTCGGCTTCTGCGCGGTGTTCGCCGAGGGGGCGAGCCTGGACTGGTCGGCGGTGTTCCTGCGGGACCGGCTGGACGGCTCGCCGGGCCTGGCGGCGGCCACCACGACCGGGTTCATGCTGACCATGGCCGTCGCCCGGATCGCCGGGGACGCGGTGGTGAACCGCTTCGGCGCGGTCCGTACGGTCCGGTCGGGCGGGCTGCTCGCCGGGGTGGGCGGGCTGCTGGTGGTCCTCGCGGACCGGCCACCGCTGGCCATGACCGGCTTCGCGCTGATGGGGCTCGGCATCGCGGTGGTCGTCCCGCTGTGCTTCGCGGCGGCCGGGCACTCCGGACCCAACCCGAGCCAGGCCATCGCGGGCGTGGCGACCATCACCTACACCTCGGGACTGGTCGCGCCGAGCCTGATCGGCGGGGTGGCCGAGGCGACCAGCCTGACCGTGTCGTTCGTCGTGGTCACCGTGCTGGCCTGCGCGCTGGCCGGGTTCGCGGGCGTACTGCGCACCGCCGAGCGCGGGGGCGGCGAGGTCAGCCGGCAGGCCGCAGCAGTTCCCGGCCCGCCTGCCTGA
- a CDS encoding acyl-CoA thioesterase, with protein MTAEAPTAPTVPYGQLVPVAVHFDDLDALGLLHNARYPLLVERAWTELWSARGVRFDGDWAAAGDACNAVRELVIGYEAPVTRPGVYAVHLWLDRLGTTGLTYGFRLCSADGATTYARGTRVLVRLDADTLRPAPWSEGFRQAGRELLRPAG; from the coding sequence GTGACCGCCGAAGCCCCGACCGCTCCCACCGTCCCGTACGGCCAACTCGTCCCCGTCGCCGTGCACTTCGACGACCTGGACGCACTCGGGCTGCTGCACAACGCCCGCTACCCGCTGCTGGTCGAGCGGGCCTGGACCGAGCTGTGGAGCGCGCGCGGGGTCCGCTTCGACGGCGACTGGGCGGCGGCCGGCGACGCCTGCAACGCGGTCCGCGAACTCGTCATCGGCTATGAGGCGCCCGTCACCCGCCCCGGCGTCTACGCAGTCCACCTCTGGCTGGACCGGCTCGGCACCACCGGCCTCACCTACGGCTTCCGGCTCTGCTCGGCCGACGGCGCCACGACCTACGCGCGCGGCACCCGCGTCCTGGTCCGGCTGGACGCGGACACGCTGCGGCCCGCGCCCTGGAGCGAGGGGTTCAGGCAGGCGGGCCGGGAACTGCTGCGGCCTGCCGGCTGA
- a CDS encoding uracil-xanthine permease family protein, translated as MDLGVRWKLHGDGKSPAPGAVVRPDERLTWPRTVGLGAQHVVAMFGASFVAPVLMGLDPNLAIMMSGVATVIFLLATRGRVPSYLGCSLSFVGVAAVIRADGGSSATVTGAILVVGVVLFLVGLAVQKFGARIIHAAMPPIVTGAVVMLIGFNLAPVTATTYWPQDQWTALLVMLFTGLAVVCLRGFWSRIAIFLGLVFGYLISWIFDLTLGKIHSADASGKVTDHWRLDLSGVSKADWIGLPTFHGPTFQWSAILVALPVVIALVAENAGHVKAVGEMTGDSLDDKLGTAISADGIASVLSTAVGGPPNTTYSENIGVMAATRVYSTAAYWAAACFALLFGVCPKFGAVVAAIPGGVLGGITVILYGMIGLLGAQIWLHGKVDLRNPLNLVPAAAGIIIGVGNVTMKFTDTFSLSGIALGTLVVITGYHALRAFAPAHLKTQQPLLDEGTSSYDKPADGPGTP; from the coding sequence ATGGACCTCGGCGTGCGCTGGAAGCTGCACGGTGACGGGAAGAGTCCCGCACCCGGAGCGGTGGTACGCCCCGACGAACGGCTGACCTGGCCGCGCACGGTGGGCCTGGGCGCCCAGCACGTCGTGGCGATGTTCGGCGCCTCCTTCGTCGCCCCCGTGCTCATGGGCCTGGACCCCAACCTGGCGATCATGATGTCGGGTGTGGCGACGGTGATCTTCCTGCTCGCCACGCGCGGCCGGGTCCCCAGCTACCTGGGCTGCTCGCTGTCCTTCGTGGGCGTGGCGGCGGTGATCCGCGCGGACGGCGGCAGCAGCGCCACCGTGACCGGCGCGATCCTCGTGGTCGGCGTGGTGCTGTTCCTGGTGGGTCTCGCGGTGCAGAAGTTCGGCGCGCGGATCATCCACGCCGCGATGCCGCCGATCGTCACGGGCGCCGTGGTCATGCTGATCGGCTTCAACCTGGCGCCGGTCACCGCGACGACGTACTGGCCGCAGGACCAGTGGACGGCGCTGCTGGTGATGCTGTTCACCGGTCTGGCCGTGGTCTGCCTGCGCGGTTTCTGGTCGCGCATCGCCATCTTCCTGGGCCTGGTGTTCGGCTACCTGATCTCCTGGATCTTCGACCTGACCCTCGGCAAGATCCACTCGGCGGACGCGAGCGGCAAGGTCACCGACCACTGGCGCCTGGACCTCTCCGGCGTCTCCAAGGCGGACTGGATCGGCCTGCCCACCTTCCACGGGCCCACCTTCCAGTGGTCGGCGATCCTGGTCGCGCTGCCCGTGGTGATCGCGCTGGTCGCGGAGAACGCGGGCCACGTCAAGGCGGTCGGCGAGATGACCGGCGACTCGCTGGACGACAAGCTCGGTACCGCGATCTCGGCGGACGGCATCGCCTCGGTGCTCTCCACCGCCGTGGGCGGCCCGCCGAACACCACCTACTCCGAGAACATCGGCGTGATGGCCGCGACCCGCGTCTACTCCACGGCCGCCTACTGGGCCGCCGCCTGCTTCGCCCTGCTGTTCGGCGTCTGCCCCAAGTTCGGCGCCGTGGTGGCCGCGATCCCCGGCGGTGTCCTCGGCGGCATCACGGTCATCCTGTACGGCATGATCGGCCTGCTCGGCGCGCAGATCTGGCTGCACGGCAAGGTGGACCTGCGCAATCCGCTGAACCTGGTCCCGGCGGCCGCGGGCATCATCATCGGCGTCGGCAACGTCACCATGAAGTTCACCGACACCTTCTCGCTGAGCGGGATCGCGCTGGGCACCCTGGTCGTCATCACCGGCTACCACGCCCTGCGCGCCTTCGCCCCGGCCCACCTCAAGACGCAGCAGCCGCTGCTGGACGAGGGCACCTCGTCGTACGACAAGCCGGCGGACGGTCCCGGCACGCCGTAG
- a CDS encoding DUF5995 family protein has product MVLPRYSTTPVDAVLNRMRALDAALPGQDGVAVFNRVYLTVTEEVDRRLDAGEFPDPCAAAALDVRFAERYLAAVDAVEDDRRPPACWRPLFQLRRHPGVRPLQFALAGINAHIGHDLALAVVDTCRVLGCAPAELEDEFDRVGELLAELEERIREDLMPGPDLLQIADPITHLLGAWSLERARDATWSAARVLWALRRCGDMAEEFTTRLDAAVGFAGRMLLTPLGDCGD; this is encoded by the coding sequence ATGGTGCTGCCGCGATACTCCACCACCCCCGTCGACGCCGTCCTGAACCGGATGCGCGCGCTCGACGCGGCACTTCCCGGGCAGGACGGGGTCGCCGTCTTCAACCGGGTCTACCTCACCGTCACCGAGGAGGTGGACCGGCGGCTGGACGCCGGGGAGTTCCCGGACCCGTGCGCGGCGGCCGCACTGGACGTCCGGTTCGCGGAGCGCTACCTCGCCGCCGTGGACGCGGTCGAGGACGACCGCAGGCCGCCCGCCTGCTGGCGCCCGCTGTTCCAGCTCCGCCGCCACCCCGGCGTACGGCCCCTGCAGTTCGCGCTGGCCGGCATCAACGCCCATATCGGGCACGATCTGGCGCTCGCCGTGGTCGACACCTGCCGGGTGCTGGGGTGCGCGCCGGCCGAGCTGGAGGACGAGTTCGACCGGGTCGGCGAGCTGCTGGCCGAGCTGGAGGAGCGCATCCGCGAGGATCTGATGCCGGGTCCCGACCTGCTCCAGATCGCCGACCCGATCACACATCTGCTGGGCGCGTGGAGCCTGGAGCGGGCCCGCGACGCCACCTGGTCGGCGGCCCGGGTGCTGTGGGCGCTGCGCCGCTGCGGCGACATGGCCGAGGAGTTCACCACCCGGCTGGACGCGGCGGTCGGCTTCGCGGGGCGGATGCTGCTGACACCGCTGGGTGACTGCGGGGACTGA
- a CDS encoding TIGR03619 family F420-dependent LLM class oxidoreductase, with product MTTRLGLGLPQMRQYDLGRDVPDVARAAEEIGYDSLWVFERALVPEPATQGLYGIPGVPWPDYYRGVADPLVTLTLAATATSRAELGSSVLVAPLHLPFQLAKSLATLDAVSGGRVIAGFGTGWSLDEYAAAGVLPFEERGTALDEVIAVCRAVWGPDPVVHHGKTTDIASAIVGPKPVRPIPVLLAAANRRAMRRLVERADGWLPGAYGPEQLAAQWRDLRELAEEAGRTEPVRTVIRVNARVAAKPKPGPDRALFEGDTDQIAADIAAHTGIVPDAEILLDVQSEARDAAELKDTAAELYEKARAAGV from the coding sequence ATGACGACCAGGCTCGGCCTCGGCCTTCCCCAGATGCGCCAGTACGACCTCGGCAGGGACGTGCCCGACGTGGCACGCGCCGCCGAGGAGATCGGTTACGACAGCCTGTGGGTCTTCGAGCGGGCCCTGGTCCCCGAGCCCGCCACCCAGGGGCTGTACGGCATACCGGGTGTGCCCTGGCCGGACTACTACCGGGGCGTGGCCGACCCGCTGGTCACCCTCACCCTGGCCGCCACCGCGACCTCGCGGGCGGAGCTGGGCTCCAGCGTGCTGGTCGCCCCGCTGCACCTCCCCTTCCAGCTCGCCAAGTCGCTGGCCACCCTTGACGCGGTGAGCGGCGGGCGGGTGATAGCGGGCTTCGGCACGGGCTGGTCCCTGGACGAGTACGCGGCCGCGGGGGTGCTCCCCTTCGAGGAGCGCGGCACGGCACTGGACGAGGTGATCGCGGTGTGCCGGGCGGTGTGGGGTCCCGATCCGGTCGTCCATCACGGCAAGACCACCGACATCGCCTCCGCGATCGTGGGCCCGAAGCCGGTGCGGCCGATCCCGGTCCTGCTGGCGGCGGCCAACCGGCGGGCGATGCGACGGCTGGTGGAGCGGGCCGACGGCTGGCTGCCCGGCGCCTACGGTCCCGAGCAGCTCGCCGCCCAGTGGCGCGACCTGCGGGAGCTGGCCGAGGAAGCCGGGCGCACCGAGCCCGTCCGTACCGTCATCCGGGTCAACGCGCGTGTGGCCGCCAAGCCGAAACCCGGCCCGGACCGTGCGCTGTTCGAGGGTGACACCGACCAGATCGCGGCCGACATCGCCGCGCACACCGGCATCGTTCCGGACGCGGAGATACTCCTCGACGTCCAGAGCGAGGCGCGGGACGCGGCCGAGCTGAAGGACACCGCCGCCGAGCTGTACGAGAAGGCGCGGGCGGCCGGGGTCTGA